A single window of Nakaseomyces glabratus chromosome G, complete sequence DNA harbors:
- the MSG5 gene encoding tyrosine/serine/threonine protein phosphatase MSG5 (CAGL0G01320g~Ortholog(s) have MAP kinase tyrosine/serine/threonine phosphatase activity, protein tyrosine phosphatase activity), whose translation MSELTSSGGPRSLQNRNTKNLSIAIEHQKPELTSLQEIPEVRPQMQSNFSSGTIYRRSTLDSDKSVRKPGNTIYSVTPKLDRVQSASPIYASSMEIDNKKKLGRVHSLSLSIKTKNLPTRNSNSLKSGHIRNRSFTMSGAETSTPLITDESESRNLKKEFMNKVGSRVQQQDFDMDAMYSEIYQNTAYTEGPLLVVEPSIYLYSEPNLSVILNYDVVINVAKEIDNLKQHIPAGMAIDYYHVPWTHASQISKDLAWLTEVMHTAVTKGKKILVHCQCGVSRSASLIVGYMMRYENLALNDAYAKLKEIAKDISPNMGLIFQLMEWNDMLPSLRNNEASSKTTVQSMDMSQNIPLETTKNVSTSKFDNSSYGMSSSITISDTTSGNSPSSANSISLQNESFPVLNSKELTLTDLSNNNILNGSYKNAADVVADSSQLWH comes from the coding sequence ATGTCTGAACTCACATCCTCTGGAGGGCCCAGGTCCTTACAGAACAGGAACACCAAGAATTTATCTATTGCCATCGAGCACCAGAAGCCTGAGCTGACGAGTCTTCAAGAGATACCGGAGGTACGACCACAGATGCAGAGCAACTTCTCATCCGGCACCATATACAGGAGGTCGACGCTGGATAGTGACAAGTCCGTAAGGAAACCCGGGAACACTATATACTCTGTGACTCCCAAATTAGATAGAGTGCAGTCGGCGTCGCCAATCTATGCAAGCTCGATGGAGATagacaacaagaagaaactaGGGCGGGTGCACTCCTTGTCGCTGTCGATCAAGACTAAAAACTTACCCACTCGAAACTCTAACAGTCTAAAGTCTGGACACATCAGAAATAGATCATTTACAATGTCAGGGGCAGAGACTTCTACACCTCTTATTACTGATGAATCAGAGTCGAGgaacttgaagaaggaGTTCATGAACAAAGTTGGTTCAAGAGTGCAACAGCAAGACTTCGATATGGACGCCATGTACAGCGAAATATATCAGAACACCGCCTACACTGAAGGACCGCTATTGGTTGTAGAGCCCTCCATATATTTATACTCTGAGCCAAATTTATCAGTTATTTTGAATTACGATGTGGTAATTAACGTCGCGAAGGAAATCGATAACCTCAAACAACATATACCTGCAGGCATGGCTATTGACTATTACCACGTCCCTTGGACGCATGCTTcacaaatatcaaaagatCTTGCATGGCTCACTGAGGTAATGCACACTGCTGTTACTAAGGGGAAGAAAATACTTGTGCACTGCCAATGTGGTGTCTCTAGATCGGCTTCGCTAATAGTTGGCTATATGATGAGATACGAAAACTTAGCATTGAACGACGCCTATGCAAAACTTAAAGAGATAGCCAAGGATATAAGCCCTAACATGGGCCTGATATTCCAACTCATGGAATGGAATGATATGCTTCCATCATTAAGAAACAATGAGGCTTCATCAAAGACCACAGTCCAAAGTATGGATATGTCGCAAAATATTCCACTTGAAACCACAAAAAACGTCTCAACTTCGAAGTTTGACAATTCATCATATGGTATGAGTAGCTCGATAACAATCAGTGACACCACCAGCGGAAATAGTCCGTCAAGCGCTAACAGTATCTCTTTACAAAACGAGTCGTTTCCTGTACTAAATAGTAAGGAACTTACATTAACGGACCTgtctaataataatattctcAATGGCAGCTACAAAAATGCAGCCGATGTGGTAGCGGATTCATCACAGCTATGGCATTAA